In a genomic window of Gossypium arboreum isolate Shixiya-1 chromosome 9, ASM2569848v2, whole genome shotgun sequence:
- the LOC108456424 gene encoding ethylene-responsive transcription factor TINY-like, whose amino-acid sequence MLCISMAESNHCSSSETESSITNNNSSSSSLRKPNNPSAMELAATSMIIDQGKKKQRPRDSSTKHPIYKGVRKRSWGKWVSEIRQPRKKSRIWLGTFRTAEMAARAHDVASLTIKGDSATLNFPDLAELLPRPVSLLPRDIQAAAVKAASMVNLNRPSSSSSSSSSSLSESSEEPEELSEIVELPNIEGNFDSFFDSGNEFVLLDSVDVWVYDPSQDFNGGFYDQIWDVTENFKLNSGSFETFSSENNLL is encoded by the coding sequence ATGCTCTGCATTTCAATGGCGGAATCAAACCATTGTTCATCATCAGAAACCGAGAGTTCCATCACCAACAATaactcatcatcatcatcattgagGAAACCCAATAATCCTTCCGCCATGGAACTTGCAGCAACAAGTATGATCATCGACCAAGGTAAAAAAAAACAAAGGCCGAGAGATTCAAGCACCAAACACCCAATTTATAAAGGAGTCCGAAAGAGGAGTTGGGGCAAATGGGTATCAGAAATCCGTCAACCCCGCAAGAAATCCCGCATTTGGCTCGGCACTTTCCGGACGGCAGAAATGGCGGCGCGTGCTCACGACGTAGCCTCTTTGACCATCAAAGGTGATTCCGCTACGCTCAACTTCCCCGACCTCGCCGAGTTGCTTCCTCGACCGGTTTCGTTATTGCCCCGTGATATTCAAGCTGCTGCAGTCAAAGCTGCTTCAATGGTGAATCTCAACCGtccatcatcatcatcttcttcttcttcttcttctttgtcgGAGTCCAGTGAAGAACCAGAGGAACTGAGTGAAATCGTCGAGTTACCCAACATAGAAGGGAATTTCGACTCGTTTTTTGACTCGGGGAACGAGTTTGTACTCCTTGACTCGGTTGATGTGTGGGTGTATGATCCTTCACAAGATTTCAATGGCGGATTTTATGATCAGATATGGGATGTTACTGAGAATTTTAAACTCAACTCGGGCAGCTTTGAAACTTTTTCATCTGAGAATAATTTGCTATAA